The DNA segment TCCAACTCTTCGGCCTGTCCTTCTTTCTGCTCCACTCGGCAGGGTAACTCATTTTTTGGCTCCGGCTCCAGTGAAGCACTGTCTGTCTTCACGGCTCGACTCTCCTCTTTGTCTTCACAGAGGTCTGTGGAAGTCTGGTCCTCTTCAGGTTCCACTTGGCTCACTCCTTCAGTTGGTTGCACCAGGTTTGTTCCCACCAACACAGTTTCAGACTTCATTCCAACGACTTCATCCCTTTTGGCTATGTGAACTCTGCATTGCTCAGTATCCTCCGCTGGTTCATCTGATTTGCTCCCAGTTGTGTGTCCTCGCTCTTCAACAGCATCTCCAGCTGGTATTTCCCTAGATTTCCCAGTTTCTTCTGCGACACTGTGTTCCTTTGAGCGCACATCTGAGTCCTCTGAGGCTTCTGGAAGATGAATTTGGTCACCACTAGCAGCTAGTATTTCTTTGTTTACTGTGGTCCCAGGAACTCTGTCCTGTCCTTTCTCCTCCTCAACACTTTGGGTTGTCTGGACACAacactctcctgctgctgcagatgctgGTGGCTGGTCCTCATGAGGTCCATCTACAGCGACCTCAGACACTGGGCCACATCTTCCAGCCTCTCTTCTTTGCTCACTTTCAACCACATATGTTTTGGTGTCATCAATTTGAGTTTCTTCTTTCAGAATGTCTTGCAGGACTTCGTCCTGAAGAGCTTCCTCCACAGCTCTCTCAACCACCTGAACATTCAGTTGTCCTGACTCCCAGCTGTGTTCAACTTGCAGTGAGTCCTGAGTTTCCTGAGTTGCAAGCCTCATCTCCTGCTCACTGGTGGCTTCAGTCCCAGGTGTTTGGTCCTCCGGGATTCCACCTGTGCTTAATTCTTCTTTTACTTCCTTAGCTGCATCTTCTGTCGAGTCTGTTCCATCCACCGCTCTCAAGCCTGGTGCTTGTTCCTCTCTATGTTCTCCTCCTGTGActacttcctcttcatcctcaacttGAGTGGTACCGGTCACTTCTGACTGAGACAACTCCAGCTCCACgtgttctgcagcttccatgGCATCACTGAACTCTGGTGTGTCACCTGCAGGTTCCTCTCTTTGTTCTTCTCCTCTGACTCCTTCCTCTTCAGCATCCTTTGTAAGCACTTCAACAGTTTGTGGAGGGTCCAGATCTGAACACACTGCTGTAGGTCCTCCTGCTGGCGCTTCTTCATTTTGTGGTTGGATATGAGCAGCGTTCTCTTCAGGACTCTCAGTCCTTGGTTCTTCAACCCCACACTCTGTTATATGAGCTGGtccctcagcagcagcttctttcTGTTCCTCTGACTCAGCAACTTTGGCCCAGGGGGCGGCACCATGGTCTACTACGAGTTCTTCCACTGTAGCTTCATCCACAACCCTCTGGAGCACTCCAAGACTGTGCTCTTCATCTAGGGAAGCCTCCTGCTCACCATCTGACACGTTCTCCTCTGGGACTTGAGTCAGTGTAACGGTTAAGTTTTCAGATTCAGCTGTCAGAGAAGTGTCCTCAGGGACCAATTCTTTTTCATCTGTTTCCTCTCTCAGTAACTTCTCATCTGAAACTGGGGCCATTTCCGCCTCCTCAGAAGGGCCAGGTGTTGTCTCTTCACAAGGAACTTCTTCAACACATGGGTCCACAGCTGAATCAGTTTGAGGAGCTTCAGGTTCTTCTGGTCTGATAAGGATGGAAGGTGGCACATTTTCTTTGCTCAGGTCGTCTTGTTTCTCAGCTGGTGCAGTGTTAGTGTCCTCAAGATCTACACTGTCTTCTGATGTGTGGGTCAGAATATCTTGATGGTCCACAGAGTCTGGACTTgtgtcttcatcttttggtgtcTCCACCTCCTGGTCCCTGAGGTCCTCTGCCTGGACTGTCTGCGCTGGACACTCTCTAACAACAGTCTCAGTGATTTGAGCGAAGCACTGCTCTGGATTTAGAGAAGAGTCATTTTTAGGAGTCACATCTGGATCCCTGACTGCCTCCTCCGCTGAGAGGACCTCTGGAGCACTGAGGTCTTCTTCACTGGGTTGGTCAGGCTGTGGAGTGTCTTCTATTTGACAGTATTTCAATGACTCTGAATCTTCTTGTGGCTCTCTTTCTTCCACAACTGCTTCCTCAGTTGCTTTTTCAGGAAAAACGTCTGTCACATCAGCAGCTCCCGGACcactctcagctgtctcaacaTAACTCTGCTCTGCATCCATGGTGGTCTTTCGCCTCAGCACTTCTTGATGATGTTTATCTTCTGGGTCTCCTGATCTTTGCACCACTGATTCCACTGCCGTCATATCTGGAGTCTCTTCAATGTCAGAATCTTTTTCATATGTTTCCTCTGTCAGTAATTTCTCATCTGAAACTGGGTCCTTTTCCGCCTCCTCTGACGGACCAGGCGTTGTCTTATCAGTAGGAACTTCTTCAACACTTGGAGTGTCCTCTGGGTCCACCACTGGTTCAGTTTGAGGAGCTTCAGGTTCTTCTGGTCTGATAAGGATGGAAGGTGGCAAGTTTTCTTTGCTCAGGTCGTCCTCTTTCTCAGCTGGTGCAGGGTTAGTGTCCTCAAGATCTACACTGTCTTCTGATGTGTGGATTTGAATATCTATATGGTCCACACTATCTCGACTTgtgtcttcatcttttggtgcCTCCATCTCCTGGTCCCTGAGGTCCTCTGCCTGGACTGTCTGCGCTGGACACTCTCTAACAACAGTCTCAGTGATTTGAGCGAAGCATTGCTCTGGATTCAGAGAAGACTCATTTTCAGGAGTCACATCTGGATCCCTGACTGCTTCCTTCTGTCTGAGGTCCTCTAGAGCACTGAGGTCTTCTTCACTGGGTTGGTCATGCTGTGGAGTGTCAACATTTTCAATGCTGCATTTGACTGATTCTGAATCCTCTGTTTTCTCCTTTGTGTCTTCAGAAACAACATCTGTTTCTTCAGTATCTTCTGAGGCACAGTCCACGTTTTCAACAGGACTCTGCTCCTTTCTTGACTCCTGTATCGATGAGCGTTCTTCACTTTGATCTGTATTGGATTTGTCACCTTCTCCACTGACTTCAACATCACGCTGCTCTGAGCCAGCAGAGGTCTTCCTCGCTGGCTCCACCTGAGGTGATTCTGGTTccatgtctgtctctctgtttccctgagctgtttctgtctctgcaaCCCTTTCATCTGACTGAGCGTTGTTCTGCTCCATGTCCAAGGTAGTCGCCGTGGCTGTTTCCACTAGcagcagctctttctccacttcTTCATCGCCCTGGTCTTTGACTGTGTCCTCTTCAGATTCACTGGCTATCGCTTCTTTTTCCTTGAGTTGAATGGTACCAGTCCCTTCTGACTGAGACAACTCAAGTCTCACCtgttctgtagcttccatgGCATCACTGATCTCTGGTGTGTCACCTGCAGGTTCCTCTCTGTGTTCTCCTCCTGTGACTActttctcttcatcctcatcttgAGTGGTACCAGTCCCTTCTGACTGAGACAACTCCAGTCCCACCtgttctgtagcttccatgGCATCACTGAACTCTGGTGTGTCACCTGCAGGTTCCTCTCTGTGTTCTTCTCCTCTGACTCCTTCCTCTTCAGCATCCTTCATAAGCTCTTCAACTGTTTGTGGAGGGTCCAGATCTGAACACACTGCTgcaggtcctgctgctgctacaTTTTGTGGTTGGATATGAGCAGCATTCTCTTCAGGTCCCACTGTCCTTGGTTCTTCACCCCCACACTCTGTTATATGAGCTGGtccctcagcagcagcttctttctgttcctctgactcagcagctttggcCCAGGGGGCAGCACCATGGTCTACTACGAGTTCTTCCTTTGCAGCCTCATCCACAACCCTCTGGAGCACTCCAAGACTGCGCTCTTCTTCATCTAGGGAAGCCTCCTGCTCACCATCTGACACATTCTCCTCTTGGACGTGAGTCAGCGTAACGGTTAGATTTTCAGATTCAGCTGAAGAACATCCCATCGCTGTCAGAGAGGTGTCCTCAGGCACCAATTCTGGATGGACATCCTCCAAACTCAGGTCCTGGATCACATCTCTTTCAGAGCTGAAGCCCTTGTCCACTGTTGGCTCGGATCTGGAACCTGAGCCAGTTCCTGCCTCTGCTGTTTCTTCTCCTGAATGCTGAGATGTTCCATCAGCGCCCTCTACAGGAGGCTGTGCTTCTTCTGATCCTGGAATAAGGCCACACTCTGGAATGACCTCGCTGACGACATCTTGTGAGGTCAGCCCAACAGAGTCTACTGGTTCAGTCTCCGCCTCTCTGGTTTCTTCATGTTGAACTGAGTTACAGTCAAACCTCTCTTCTGACTCTCCTGATCTTTGCACCACTGATTCCACTGCCATCCTATCAGGAGTCTCTTCAATGTCAAAATCTTTTTCATCTGTTTCCTCTCTCGGTAATTTCTCATCTGAAACTGGGTCCTTTTCCGCCTCCTCAGAAGGGTCAGGTGTTGTCTCCTCACTAGGAACTTCTTCAACACTTGGAGTGTCCTCTGGGTCCAGCACTGGTTTAGTTTGAGGAGCTTCAGGTTCTTCTGGTCTGATGAGGATGGAAGGTGGCACGTTTCCTTTGCTCAGTTCGTCCTCTTTCTCAGCTGGTGCAGTGTTAGTGTCCTCAagatctccactgtcttctgatgTGTGGGTCAGAATATATTGATGATTCACAGAGTCTGGACTTgtgtcttcatcttttggtgtcTCCACCTCCTGGTCCCTGAGGTCCTCTGCCTGGACTGTCTGCGCTGGAGCCTCTCTAACAACAGTCTCAGTGATTTGAGTGAAGCACTGCTCTGAAGACTCATTTTCAGGAGCCACATCTGGATCCCTGACTGCTTCCTTCCCTGACAGGTCCTCTGGAGCACTGAGGTCTTCTTCGCTGGGTTGGTCAGGTTGTGAAGTCTCAACATTTTCAATGCTGCATTTGACTGATTCTGGATCCTCTGTTTTCTCCTTTGTGTCTTTAGAAACAACATCTGTTTCTTCAGTATCTTCTGAGGCACAGTCCATTTTTTCAACAGGACTCTGCTCCTTTGTTGACTCCTGTATCGATGAGTGCTGTTCACTTTGATCTGTATTGGATTCGTCACCTTCTCCACTGACTTCGATTTCACGCTGCTCTGAGCCAGCAGAAGTCTTCCTTGCTGGCTCCACCTGAGGTGATTCTGGTTCCACATATGCCTCTCTGTTTCCCTGAGCCTCAACCAAAAAGACTGCTTCTGTCTCTGTAACCCTTTCATCTGACTCAGCATTGCTCTGCTCTGTGTCCAGGGTAGTCGCCTTGGCTGTTTCCACTAGCAGCAGCTCTTTCTCTACTTCTTCATCGACTGTGTCCTCTGTTTCCCTGGGTTGAGTGGTATCAGTCACTTCTGACTGAGACAACTCCAGTTCCACCTTTTCTGCAGCTTCCATGGCATCACTTAACTCTGGTGTGTGATGTTGTACCGGAGGCTGTGCTTCTTCTGATCCTGGAATAAGGCCACGCACTGGAATGACCTTGCTGACGACATCTTGTGAGTTCAGCCCAACAGAGTCTACTGGTTCAGTCTCAGCCTCTCTGGTTTCTTCCTTTTGAACTGGGTTACAGTCAAACCTCTCTTCTGACTCTCCTGATCTTTGCACCACTGATTCCACTGCCATCCTATCAGGAGTCTCTTCAATGTCAGAATCTTTTTCATCTGTTTCCTCTCTCAGTAATTTCTCATCTGAAAGTGGGTCCTTTTCCGCCTCCTCAGAAGGGTCAGGTGTTGTCTCCTCACTAGGAACTTCTTCAACACTTGGAGTGTCCTCTGGGTCCAGCACTGGTTTAGTTTGAGGAGCTTCAGGTTCTTCTAGTCTGATGAGGATGGAAGGTGGCACATTTTCTTTGCTCAGGTCGTCCTCTTTCTCAGCTGGTGCAGTGTTAGTGTCCTCAAGATCTACACTGTCTTCTGATGTGTGGGTCAGAATATCTTGATGGTTCACAGAGTCTGGACTTgtgtcttcatcttttggtgcCTCCATCTCCTGGTTCCTGAGGTCCTCTGCCTGGACTGTCTGCGCTGGACACTCTCTAACAACAGTCTCAGTGATTTGAGTGAAGCACTGCTCTGAAGACTCATTTTCAGGAGCCACATCTGGATCCCTGACTGCTTCCTTCCCTGACAGGTCCTCTGGAGCACTGAGGTCTTCTTCGCTGGGTTGGTCAGGTTGTGAAGTGTCAACATTTTCAAAGCTGCATTTGACTGATTCTGGATCCTCTGTTTTCTCCTTTGTGTCTTTAGAAACATCTGTTTCTTCAGTATCTTCTGAAGCACAGTCCATTTTTTCAACAGGACTCTGCTCTTTTGTTGACTCCTGTATCGATGAGTGCTGTTCACTTTGATCTGTATTGGCTACGTTACCTTCTCCACTGACTTCGACGTCACGCTGCTCTGAGCCAGCACAAGTCTTCCTTGCTGGCTCCACCTGAGGTGATTCTGGTTCCACATATGCCTCTCTGTTTCCCTGAGCCTCAACCAAAAAGACTGCTTCTGTCTCTGTAACCCTTTCATCTGACTCAGCATTGCTCTGCTCTGTGTCCAGGGTAGTCGCCGTGGCTGTTTCCACTAGcagcagctctttctccacttcTTCATCGACTGTGTCCTCTGTTTCCCTGGGTTGAGTGGTATCAGTCACTTCTGACTGAGACAACTCCAGTTCCACCTTTTCTGCAGCTTCCATGGCATCACTTAACTCTGGTGTGTGATGTTGTACCGGAGGCTGTGCTTCTTCTGATCCAGGAATAAGGCCACGCACTGGAATGACCTCGCTGACGACATCTTGTGAGCTCAACCCAACAGAGTCTACTGGTTCAGTCGCAGCCTCTCTGGTTTCTTCCTTTTGAACTGAGTTACAGTCAAACCTCTCTTCTGACTCTCCTGATCTTTGCACCACTGATTCCACTGCCGTCATACCAGGAGTCTCTTCAATGTCAGAATCTTTTTCATCTGTTTCCTCTCTCAGTAATTTCTCATCTGAAACTGGGTCCGTTTCCGCCTCCTCAGAAGGGCCAGGTGTTGTCTCCTCAGAAGAAACTTCTTCAACACACGGAGCGTCCTCTGGGTCCACCACTGGTTTAGTTTGAGGAGCTTGAGGTTCTtgtggtgggctgatgagggTTGAGGGTGGAGGATGTTCAGCCATGTCTTCAACCTGCCCAGTGTCCTCTTCTCCAGTGCCTCTGCTCCAGTGCTCCAGTGCTCTATTTTTCTGAACGTTTTGATCTGGGACTGACTCAGCCTTGCCACCATCTTTCTCTGCTTCAGTTTCAGTCGGGGATTTCCCCATGTCCAAAGAGTCACCTGACAATACCTCCACCTCTGATACCGTTTCCTGTGTTTCAACTGATGACTCCACCTCTTGAGTCTCCTGAGTCATGTTGTCACCTGAAACATCTGTTTGTTTCCCTTCAGGCTCTTCTGACGTGGCTTCTGTCGGGAACCCTTCTGACCCTGATGTTGTTAACTCTCCTGGCTCTCCACTGCTTTCCTCAACAAGAACCTGATCATCTAATGCTGGATCCTCCTCCAGGATTTCTCCTTGAGGAGTGGCACCCAAGGGTATTTCTTTGGAGGCACTCAGTGGACCACAGGACTCCTCTGACTTGGCCTGGTCGAGTTCTTGGTCATGATAAATTGATTCTTGGGGATGCTTTTGCTTTCCTGCCTCACTCTCAGCTTCTGTTGTCCGTTGTGTTTTTAGATCTTCTAGTGGCTGACTCTCTGATTCATTATCGGTTTGTCGATCTCCAGATAGATCATCTAAAGGATTTTCCTTTTTAACTATTTGGACATTATGCTCCTCTGTAGAGACACTACATTCTTCAGCTGGTGtttcctgcctctctcctctggCTGAGTCTGCATGTGGACCATCACCAGAGACCACCACTGGTGAGTCAGTAGATTGATCATGACACTCTTCATTGTGAGTCTTGTTGATGTCTGTAAGTGGCAAcagctcttcttcatgtccAACTTCTTCTGTATCTCTTACAGGTTCAGCAGTT comes from the Synchiropus splendidus isolate RoL2022-P1 chromosome 16, RoL_Sspl_1.0, whole genome shotgun sequence genome and includes:
- the akap12a gene encoding titin isoform X2 encodes the protein MKRLSEFEALSMWRLQESRPIKVQLSDIDGKEDVSLVNTNGHYEDTKAEDGEETFKTINITDKDVSNEGSGVAEQNITLEVTSMEAKQNDINDSFRRFFSSIGFRLTVKSGSADQPKTQTEEPSAPDNTGHPPTETGEEKVGLVELKEEEKSSDPTVSSTLIDVTSDDLRDNTDDQTPQRQVDAAAEAASSAVGEASHVQQDTKVDEEQQPTSPSSHEWEVLGSPMKKFFTTGIFSGLRKKKKTEDLDTMGIGGRERETSNVADEDRQKESGPVEEAAAQDKENVKTQEEKAMEPEIVSSLEKERVQASPLRRLFASPSLRRFAKKQQEKIPSEPGEHASDEQTSDERPKDEDSKETKVEENSAWASFKKLMTPKKTLKKPDEEPQTEQAQKLSDGDKLSDSSSEQSRKRKDSSVSWEAVLCGSGRRRSNRDSQEDLPGTNNSKSKNDSAADEQSEDAGASSLKQAEHSPDSEGGFTWNSFKRLITPKRKAREDEDAGSKSTGLMTQDELSVPAESDVQSARKARDEAATAESDEESETPAVIPLSEFQDDLIPAEEKTRVPVDENAAQRSDSPALDSEDPKVEDLAAVSEMKVILDEFTEAISKHPQLSDIPEESAVPETMAPPVEEEPAGDDTLAEDLTDITSDAITAPEPADFTLTDETEMMSAVSQLSESPKSGASTPVPAYYSLEETEKVLAQVVETISAATQMTPLSSEEVNVKHIVGSISNQSLATVFKDEPALLEIHRNSDTSNIQTGLNVEEMVGEKNVEATVELESLSGISKALYTEMTSEVAPEDLEQAEMAVDEVLVLQSEEVQIQHAGSKTQVEDSELMSEESGVEGASKEADEGEDLKVATVDELQIERSDLKETVVQTMEIFASTAEPVRDTEEVGHEEELLPLTDINKTHNEECHDQSTDSPVVVSGDGPHADSARGERQETPAEECSVSTEEHNVQIVKKENPLDDLSGDRQTDNESESQPLEDLKTQRTTEAESEAGKQKHPQESIYHDQELDQAKSEESCGPLSASKEIPLGATPQGEILEEDPALDDQVLVEESSGEPGELTTSGSEGFPTEATSEEPEGKQTDVSGDNMTQETQEVESSVETQETVSEVEVLSGDSLDMGKSPTETEAEKDGGKAESVPDQNVQKNRALEHWSRGTGEEDTGQVEDMAEHPPPSTLISPPQEPQAPQTKPVVDPEDAPCVEEVSSEETTPGPSEEAETDPVSDEKLLREETDEKDSDIEETPGMTAVESVVQRSGESEERFDCNSVQKEETREAATEPVDSVGLSSQDVVSEVIPVRGLIPGSEEAQPPVQHHTPELSDAMEAAEKVELELSQSEVTDTTQPRETEDTVDEEVEKELLLVETATATTLDTEQSNAESDERVTETEAVFLVEAQGNREAYVEPESPQVEPARKTCAGSEQRDVEVSGEGNVANTDQSEQHSSIQESTKEQSPVEKMDCASEDTEETDVSKDTKEKTEDPESVKCSFENVDTSQPDQPSEEDLSAPEDLSGKEAVRDPDVAPENESSEQCFTQITETVVRECPAQTVQAEDLRNQEMEAPKDEDTSPDSVNHQDILTHTSEDSVDLEDTNTAPAEKEDDLSKENVPPSILIRLEEPEAPQTKPVLDPEDTPSVEEVPSEETTPDPSEEAEKDPLSDEKLLREETDEKDSDIEETPDRMAVESVVQRSGESEERFDCNPVQKEETREAETEPVDSVGLNSQDVVSKVIPVRGLIPGSEEAQPPVQHHTPELSDAMEAAEKVELELSQSEVTDTTQPRETEDTVDEEVEKELLLVETAKATTLDTEQSNAESDERVTETEAVFLVEAQGNREAYVEPESPQVEPARKTSAGSEQREIEVSGEGDESNTDQSEQHSSIQESTKEQSPVEKMDCASEDTEETDVVSKDTKEKTEDPESVKCSIENVETSQPDQPSEEDLSAPEDLSGKEAVRDPDVAPENESSEQCFTQITETVVREAPAQTVQAEDLRDQEVETPKDEDTSPDSVNHQYILTHTSEDSGDLEDTNTAPAEKEDELSKGNVPPSILIRPEEPEAPQTKPVLDPEDTPSVEEVPSEETTPDPSEEAEKDPVSDEKLPREETDEKDFDIEETPDRMAVESVVQRSGESEERFDCNSVQHEETREAETEPVDSVGLTSQDVVSEVIPECGLIPGSEEAQPPVEGADGTSQHSGEETAEAGTGSGSRSEPTVDKGFSSERDVIQDLSLEDVHPELVPEDTSLTAMGCSSAESENLTVTLTHVQEENVSDGEQEASLDEEERSLGVLQRVVDEAAKEELVVDHGAAPWAKAAESEEQKEAAAEGPAHITECGGEEPRTVGPEENAAHIQPQNVAAAGPAAVCSDLDPPQTVEELMKDAEEEGVRGEEHREEPAGDTPEFSDAMEATEQVGLELSQSEGTGTTQDEDEEKVVTGGEHREEPAGDTPEISDAMEATEQVRLELSQSEGTGTIQLKEKEAIASESEEDTVKDQGDEEVEKELLLVETATATTLDMEQNNAQSDERVAETETAQGNRETDMEPESPQVEPARKTSAGSEQRDVEVSGEGDKSNTDQSEERSSIQESRKEQSPVENVDCASEDTEETDVVSEDTKEKTEDSESVKCSIENVDTPQHDQPSEEDLSALEDLRQKEAVRDPDVTPENESSLNPEQCFAQITETVVRECPAQTVQAEDLRDQEMEAPKDEDTSRDSVDHIDIQIHTSEDSVDLEDTNPAPAEKEDDLSKENLPPSILIRPEEPEAPQTEPVVDPEDTPSVEEVPTDKTTPGPSEEAEKDPVSDEKLLTEETYEKDSDIEETPDMTAVESVVQRSGDPEDKHHQEVLRRKTTMDAEQSYVETAESGPGAADVTDVFPEKATEEAVVEEREPQEDSESLKYCQIEDTPQPDQPSEEDLSAPEVLSAEEAVRDPDVTPKNDSSLNPEQCFAQITETVVRECPAQTVQAEDLRDQEVETPKDEDTSPDSVDHQDILTHTSEDSVDLEDTNTAPAEKQDDLSKENVPPSILIRPEEPEAPQTDSAVDPCVEEVPCEETTPGPSEEAEMAPVSDEKLLREETDEKELVPEDTSLTAESENLTVTLTQVPEENVSDGEQEASLDEEHSLGVLQRVVDEATVEELVVDHGAAPWAKVAESEEQKEAAAEGPAHITECGVEEPRTESPEENAAHIQPQNEEAPAGGPTAVCSDLDPPQTVEVLTKDAEEEGVRGEEQREEPAGDTPEFSDAMEAAEHVELELSQSEVTGTTQVEDEEEVVTGGEHREEQAPGLRAVDGTDSTEDAAKEVKEELSTGGIPEDQTPGTEATSEQEMRLATQETQDSLQVEHSWESGQLNVQVVERAVEEALQDEVLQDILKEETQIDDTKTYVVESEQRREAGRCGPVSEVAVDGPHEDQPPASAAAGECCVQTTQSVEEEKGQDRVPGTTVNKEILAASGDQIHLPEASEDSDVRSKEHSVAEETGKSREIPAGDAVEERGHTTGSKSDEPAEDTEQCRVHIAKRDEVVGMKSETVLVGTNLVQPTEGVSQVEPEEDQTSTDLCEDKEESRAVKTDSASLEPEPKNELPCRVEQKEGQAEELEAGEVWPRAELLLQGKPHHHHSPSTEPDEILEAAPEPHTDRAAPTCNEVSAVEDTQGKRCPRPAGESEESEEMMVAGHSQQHHPSLITVQLETKLVQREEPRNTVGAISMSATEAYLSTEESSLVPETMSFRENVLTHGAEVTGELKATALPCEEQKEYSGEVASPEVETHEAEPAAAADLSDVSPPQSRTDRALELKKIIVTSTMHLAHVMKETVEEIRVVTVPHVEGEDETTVHLMSGVKIMESTHLHASFGKKNEDVLQHLEEQHKTPTEALMDLEENDGKPRPASDHLKDQRCEEMDEEDQRDGLQLSSDPDQVGETSEADEEAPMLEDLANNVSMEGPCVETTTPESGTIQTAEKAALQVPELSVRVNEAQDFLDLSLSEAAPEDEAQIEKMEEPERQSASTETAVIFSPLVIVIQAIQETEDDLRRATGRQRAPEQVAKVDGSKQTSAKDDEDVWLDAEESILTEEEEAVSHVEEFVDADEEEGEEQGEVPDTFEIAPDHSAEVKESEADTLLETASDTEEFTAALDDPDVPTTTVATAD